A region of Dictyostelium discoideum AX4 chromosome 1 chromosome, whole genome shotgun sequence DNA encodes the following proteins:
- the abcG22 gene encoding ABC transporter G family protein, with protein sequence MDQVSIEMSSTPRPTMVKSKSQLSLRRSLTITFKDLAYSVTVKKKKMQILKGVSGTVTPGELVAVFGPSGSGKTTLLDILANRKESGEISGAVLINGNEIDDDYKRLCSYVVQEDVLLPTITVRETLRFYADLKLPKSWTEKEKHERIEQILEQIGLSHRADAKIGGVLPGGIVLRGLSGGEKRRVSIGCGLVTSPSIVLLDEPTSGLDTTSAMAVMKTLVELTQQKSVTVICTIHQPRSEIFKLFTKIMVLAEGRLVYYGNRPVEHFTEIGFPFPDQTNPADYILDAVTTIKEEGRADEIADRLQSSYLDQANQESSSTLTQSQLGIINASGKRKINAYNNGLFTQFLVLWKRTGLDFIRNPSNCLVRFAVAVFVGLLFGACFSGLGMDEKGVQSRSAVLFYLVINMILQPFASISLFISKRTLFNAERASKLYHTLPYYLALMFFEILACIGTAFILGTITYWFADLNPGADKYFFAMAILTLAHLAGDFFMLIISCITVQVDTSFAVGAGVATIYQLFAGFFVPINALPKSFEWLHWCNFVYYSFEALMHNEFVGETVNCGQLACPTGRDVLINLGLNNRGKGINLIIVSSFAFAFFTMVFLCLHYFHREKR encoded by the exons atggaccaagtttcaattgaaatgaGTTCAACACCACGTCCAACAATGGTGAAATCAAAATCACAACTAAGTTTGAGAAGATCACTTACAATTACTTTTAAAGATCTTGCCTATTCTGTAACAgttaaaaagaagaaaatgcAAATTCTTAAAGGTGTAAGTGGTACTGTAACCCCTGGTGAATTAGTTGCAGTTTTTGGTCCATCtg gTAGCGGTAAAACAACATTATTGGATATTTTAGCAAATAGAAAAGAAAGTGGAGAAATTTCAGGAGCAGTATTAATCAATggaaatgaaattgatgatgattataaAAGATTATGTAGTTATGTTGTTCAAGAAGATGTTTTATTACCAACCATTACAGTACGTGAAACACTTAGATTTTATGccgatttaaaattaccaaaaagTTGGactgaaaaagaaaaacatgAAAGAATTGAACAAATTTTAGAACAAATTGGTTTATCACATAGAGCTGATGCAAAAATTGGTGGTGTTTTACCAGGTGGTATTGTATTAAGAGGTTTATCTGGTGGTGAAAAAAGAAGA gTTAGTATTGGTTGTGGTTTAGTTACTTCACCAAGTATTGTATTATTAGAT gaaccAACATCTGGATTAGATACAACTAGTGCAATGGCAGTAATGAAAACATTAGTTGAATTAACACAACAAAAAAGCGTAACAGTAATTTGCACAATTCATCAACCACGTTcagaaattttcaaattatttacaaagatTATGGTATTGGCAGAGGGTCGTTTAGTTTATTATGGTAATAGACCAGTTGAACATTTTACAGAGATTGGATTCCCATTCCCAGATCAAACCAATCCAGCAGATTATATATTGGATGCTGTAACCACGATTAAAGAAGAAGGTAGAGCGGATGAAATTGCAGATAGATTACAATCATCCTATTTGGATCAAGCGAATCAAGAATCCAGTTCAACCTTAACTCAAAGTCAACTTGGTATTATAAATGCGTCAGGCAAAAGAAAGATCAATGCTtataataatggtttattTACTCAATTTTTAGTATTATGGAAGAGAACTGGTTTGGATTTCATACGTAATCCAAGTAATTGTTTGGTTCGTTTTGCTGTGGCAGTATTTGTAGGCTTATTATTTGGTGCATGTTTTAGTGGATTGGGAATGGACGAAAAAGGTGTTCAAAGTAGAAGTGCTGTACTCTTTTATTTGGTTATCAATATGATTCTTCAACCATTTGCTTCAATTAGTTTGTTTATTAGTAAAAGAACACTTTTCAATGCAGAAAGAGCTTCAAAACTTTATCACACCCTTCCATATTATTTGGCTTTGATGTTTTTTGAAATCTTGGCTTGTATTGGTACCGCTTTCATTTTGGGTACCATTACCTATTGGTTTGCAGATTTAAATCCTGGTGCTGACAAATACTTTTTCGCAATGGCAATTTTAACTTTAGCTCATTTAGCTGGTGATTTCTTTatgttaataatttcttgTATAACAGTTCAAGTTGATACTTCATTTGCTGTTGGTGCTGGTGTTGCAacaatttatcaattatttgctgg tttcttTGTTCCAATTAATGCACTTccaaaatcatttgaatgGTTACATTGGTGTAATTTTGTGTATTATTCATTTGAAGCATTAATGCACAATGAATTTGTTGGTGAAACAGTAAATTGT
- a CDS encoding Ras GTPase domain-containing protein (pleckstrin homology (PH) domain-containing protein), producing the protein MLLLNYTQNFQLITFLLFPFINTFDYNCLKPTTTTTTSPTSSKLGFLNRSKSNSNININELKNKFLEQQQEGSISNIAGVATTQQNPSIVINSSSSSSSSSSHHPHHQKTPSNSSSNFNLIKASFNQIGVAFNNNISPRSNRKEKEKDKDKDHQDNSNINNINNINNNINNNINNNNNNNNNNNNNNNMHNPTSSSPSINNNLKGKNVASIIAANGANLNNSLSNLHQHVNNNSNNNLTNSFNSVSHNNISISSGGSALSYNYTQQLNQNGGSNNGSTSNSTSNSANNSLLSLASSINGNIGSDENGSNVMYGGDIASSYHSMSIDPLKSSTNTETIEIMVVGDELSNKARFISSFLNNGIGEDPTLEISTKKSIAIQSGAYNVNINTTVGQEEFWGINDVYYRSSQGFIFVYNVNSRESFLSFLKFRDKIIHEKGTENILMAMVGLTSPLINQESGEESCIREVTQQEAKRMADLYSCSFVELNSFGLDCEHQIQSIVTDLLGRITSGLSSTNNNNSGNNSNNNNGNSNGNSSNNNSNNNSTNNLNNSAILNESIAQSIEVLMLGDIFVGKTQIIQRLLGNPFQNAYKETTEWNRNVYQMTVNDVRYLLKIVDTCGLDIEETLNRERLVSTQGFIFVYSIASRESFLMIEQLRKKLSSIKSETKIPSVLIANKGDSLIRQVTFDEGSKMAQHLGSHYFEVSSMFSDDESIGRPFEQLLIDIQKSGNASGFEPSEIKKKGYLFKEGKKLKSMSKYFFKASRGNLSYCKNESNKSKVKSIQLSEQIQLAIPHNVHEKKDVWPFSIILDPVSKHSINLIASTEEERNAWIKAIKFNCFLEDITSNIIDDVVKSMVSEIASGVAGSGSNNGNNNGHLKRSDTTQQLNNSGSFINGINANKPVPNFSNLSISGGGSSNNSNNSTPMSSPYGSSNNFSSHLSQSTSSMSMSPQQQLQSVLLSSSNLSSSMNSSFSYSSSISSSYTDSMSGSPPDSNGQVFPQSPQLKKTLFQRTTSFSKGSKLK; encoded by the exons ATGCTATTATTGAATTACACACAAAATTTCCAATtaataacatttttattatttccttTTATTAACACATTTGATTATAATTg tttaaaaccaacaacaacaacaacaacatcaccaacatcatcaaAGTTGGGATTCCTTAATCGATCAaaaagtaatagtaatataaatataaacgaactaaaaaataaatttttagaacaacaacaagaaggtTCAATAAGTAATATAGCTGGTGTAGCAACAACACAACAAAATCcatcaatagtaataaattcatcatcatcatcatcatcttcttcatctcaTCATCCACATCATCAAAAAACACcgagtaatagtagtagtaatttcaatttaataaaagcAAGTTTTAATCAAATTGGTGTagcatttaataataatatatcacCAAGATCAaatagaaaagaaaaagaaaaagataaagataaagatcatcaagataatagtaatataaataatataaataatataaataataatataaataataatataaataataataataataataataataataataataataataataatatgcataatccaacatcatcatcaccatcaattaataataatttaaaaggtAAAAATGTTGCATCGATTATTGCAGCAAATGGAgccaatttaaataatagtttaagtAATCTACATCAacatgtaaataataattcaaataataatttaaccaATAGTTTCAATAGTGTATCACATAATAATATATCGATATCAAGTGGTGGTAGTGCATTAAGTTATAATTATACCCAACAATTGAATCAAAAtggtggtagtaataatGGTAGTACAAGTAATAGTACAAGTAATAGCGCAAACAATAGTTTGTTATCACTGGCATCATCAATCAATGGTAATATTGGTAGTGATGAGAATGGTAGTAATGTTATGTATGGTGGTGATATTGCATCCTCTTATCATTCAATGTCAATTGACCCATTGAAATCAAGTACCAACACAGAAACCATTGAAATTATGGTAGTTGGTGATGAGTTATCCAATAAGGCTAGATttatatcatcatttttaaataatggtattGGTGAAGATCCAACATTGGAAATTTCAACAAAGAAATCCATAGCAATTCAATCGGGTGCTTACAATGTAAACATAAACACAACGGTTGGTCAAGAAGAGTTTTGGGGTATTAATGATGTATATTATCGTTCAAGTCAAGGTTTCATCTTTGTATACAATGTAAATTCACGTGAAAGTTTCCTTTCATTCCTTAAATTTCGTGATAAGATCATCCATGAAAAAGGTACAGAGAATATTTTAATGGCAATGGTTGGTTTAACTTCACCATTGATAAATCAAGAATCTGGTGAAGAAAGTTGTATAAGAGAAGTAACTCAACAAGAAGCAAAACGTATGGCTGATCTTTATAGTTGttcatttgttgaattaaataGTTTTGGTTTAGATTGCGaacatcaaattcaatcaattgtaACCGATTTATTAGGCCGTATAACAAGTGGTTTATCTTCaaccaacaataacaacagtggtaacaatagcaataataacaatggcaatagtaatggtaatagtagtaataataatagtaataataatagtacaaataatttaaataatagtgcaattttaaatgaatcaattgcTCAATCAATTGAAGTTTTAATGTTGGGTGATATTTTCGTTGGTAAAACTCAAATCATTCAAAGATTGTTAGGTAATCCATTTCAAAATGCTTATAAGGAAACCACGGAATGGAATAGAAACGTTTATCAAATGACGGTAAATGATGTaagatatttattaaagattGTTGATACATGTGGTTTGGATATTGAAGAGACATTAAATCGTGAAAGATTAGTTAGTACACAAGGTTTTATTTTCGTTTATTCGATTGCTTCTCGTGAAAGTTTTCTAATGATTGAACAATTGCGTAAGAAACTATCAAGTATTAAAAGTGAGACTAAAATTCCATCGGTTTTAATCGCCAATAAGGGTGATTCATTAATTCGTCAAGTTACATTTGATGAAGGTAGTAAGATGGCACAACATCTTGGTAGTCATTATTTCGAGGTGTCTTCGATGTTCTCTGACGATGAATCCATTGGTAGACCATTCGAACAATTGTTGATCGATATTCAAAAGTCGGGTAATGCAAGCGGCTTTGAACCAAGCGAAATCAAAAAGAAGGGTTATCTATTTAAAGAGGGTAAGAAATTGAAATCCATGTCAAAATACTTTTTCAAGGCAAGTAGAGGTAATCTATCCTATTGTAAGAATGAATCCAATAAGAGTAAGGTGAAATCCATACAATTGTCTgaacaaattcaattggCAATACCACATAATGTTCATGAGAAAAAGGACGTTTGGCCATTCTCTATCATTTTAGATCCAGTTAGTAAACATAGTATCAATTTAATAGCCTCCACTGAGGAGGAAAGAAATGCTTGGATTAAAgcaatcaaattcaattgtttCCTTGAAGATATAACTTCAAATATTATAGATGATGTCGTAAAAAGTATGGTTAGTGAAATTGCCTCTGGTGTGGCTGGCagtggtagtaataatggtaataataatggtcaTTTAAAACGTTCCGATACTactcaacaattaaataatagtggtagttTTATTAATGGTATAAATGCAAATAAACCAGTACCaaacttttcaaatttatcaattagcggtggtggtagtagtaacaattcaaataattcaacaccAATGTCTTCACCATatggtagtagtaataatttcTCTTCACATTTATCACAATCAACTTCATCAATGTCAATgtcaccacaacaacaattacaaagtGTATTATTATCCTCTTCAAATCTTTCATCGTCAATGAATAGTAGTTTTAGTTATTcttcttcaatttcttcCTCTTACACTGATTCAATGTCTGGTTCTCCACCAGATTCAAATGGTCAAGTTTTCCCTCAATCTCCACAACTAAAGAAAACTTTATTCCAACGTACTACTAGTTTTTCAAAAGGAagcaaattaaaataa
- the ciao1 gene encoding WD40 repeat-containing protein — MTDTTKNDKYNLKLIDSMQKEAPYDKVWNLAWHPNGEILATCANDKYIQIWSKDTNGKWGLVQSLEGHEKTVRRVAWSPCGRFLAGASFDASTSIWEKSKDELEFTHVSSLEGHTYEVKSVAWDSTGTLLATCSRDKSIWIWQMEDDNDFECLSINSGHGQDIKCVLWHPNEELLASSSYDDTIKFWKDIDGDWECINTLTGHESSIWDLAFNKDGDKLVSCGEDKLVLFWKFDKENEKWINIFKFKNENSRPIYSIDWSSLTNTIVTGSADDSIIFYEQESDDTPDKYKIILKKKNAHDSDVNCTKWNPKFKNILASCGDDGFIKIWELQDK, encoded by the exons ATGACAGATACAACAAAAAAcgataaatataatttaaaattaatagattcAATGCAAA agGAAGCACCATATGATAAAGTGTGGAATTTAGCATGGCATCCAAATGGTGAGATATTAGCAACATGTGCAAATGATAAATATATTCAAATATGGAGTAAAGATACAAATGGTAAATGGGGATTAGTTCAATCATTAGAAGGTCATGAAAAAACCGTTAGAAGAGTTGCATGGTCACCATGTGGTAGATTTTTAGCAGGTGCAAGTTTTGATGCATCAACTTCAATTTGGGAGAAATCAAAAGATGAATTAGAATTTACACATGTATCTTCATTAGAAGGTCATACATATGAAGTTAAATCAGTTGCTTGGGATTCAACTGGTACATTATTAGCAACTTGTAGTAGagataaatcaatttggATTTGGcaaa tggaagatgataatgattttgaatgtttatcaattaatagtGGACATGGTCAAGATATTAAATGTGTATTATGGCATCCAAATGAAGAATTATTAGCAAGTAGTAGTTATGATgatacaattaaattttggaaAGATATAGATGGTGATTGGGAATGTATTAATACTTTAACTGGTCATGAATCTTCAATTTGGGATTTAGCTTTCAATAAAGATGGTGATAAATTGGTTTCTTGTGGTGAGGAtaaattggttttattttggaaatttgATAAAG aaaatgaaaaatggattaatatatttaaatttaaaaatgaaaattcaagACCAATTTATAGTATTGACTGGTCAAGTTTAACAAATACAATTGTGACTGGTTCAGCCGATGATAGTATAATATTTTATGAACAAGAAAGTGATGATACACcagataaatataaaataatattaaagaaaaaaaatgcTCACGATAGTGATGTAAATTGCACGAAATGGAatccaaaatttaaaaatattttagcctcttgtggtgatgatggtttcattaaaatttgggAATTAcaagataaataa
- the abcB7 gene encoding ABC transporter B family protein, with amino-acid sequence MTRKSNYNYLDEDNIEDESPIGLGTSPIEFNLDKENKNKKRNSVKFNLDTPLPIINNKSSQDNNNKNNNNNNNNNNNNNNNNNNNNNNNNNNKNNKNKINNSLNSITPYLVDYKDDFDFKRSVYDFDDVDYLEEDSFDEHSFYKTSYSTRRCIYRILTYIRPQIWYFVFAFLALSITTLCQLALPYCFANGIQEAIRVNLTVNSVNSTDNNIIITPTPTPNITTTTTNPTVLESITSKYTSLFGNTEYDFKWIIIIVLVQTPFLFARYLLFTMAGFSVVTKLKRDLFKSLLTQEVSYFDSNRTGDLKAVIASDSSILQNCITVSLSTLVRCSLQLIGGLLILVFLSWKVTLLMISFLVILLISFLVFKKWIHPKYNYIQEKLVNIGLIIDDSIGNIKEIRLLNAESKELRSFETELEILHRSSRSFVLMNAFWISFGSLLVMGTIIGIYGFAMSQTLSNSILLLQFILYSLMITASMNGLIGSINEIQKLISSSKRIFSLIDRKPIVHFQGGITPSTDSNISFDNVYFNNNNNNSNNNNNNNNNNKNNNGMILSNVSFIVNKGQWLSLVGPSQSKEFIFSLIQGLYYPTRGTVFIGRIDTKVLDLYFFRSRLFTISPLQTVIFDGTVEQNIRYGLSHLSTQNIIDASKKANLHDFVIGLPHGYDSMIGKNNFFDPIQILKISIARAFLRNPSVLLLDETTLPFDSKEIEDSIELLVQNKTVIAIANKLSTLKRSNNILVFDDNRIIERGTHSELSQKSTSFYVTSVLNSINNKYNNNNNNNNNNNNNNNNNNNNNNNNNNNNNNNNNNNNINNNNKIEIYLFLI; translated from the exons ATGACCCGAAAAAGTAATTATAATTACTTGGACGAGGATAATATAGAAGATGAATCTCCAATTGGATTAGGCACTTCAccaatt gaatttaatttagataaagaaaataaaaataaaaaaaggaattctgtaaaatttaatttagatACACCTctaccaataataaataataaatcaagtcaagataataataataaaaataataataataataataataataataataataataataataataataataataataataataataataataataataaaaataataaaaataaaataaataatagtttaaattcaattacacCATATTTAGTTGATTATAaagatgattttgattttaaaagatcagtatatgattttgatgatgTAGATTACTTGGAAGAGGATAGTTTTGATGAGCATTCATTCTATAAAACAAGTTATTCAACAAGAAGATGTATCTATAGAATACTAACATATATTAGACCACAAATTTGGTATTTCGTATTTGCATTTTTAGCGCTTTCAATAACAACTTTATGTCAATTAGCATTACCTTATTGTTTTG cAAATGGTATTCAAGAAGCAATAAGAGTTAATTTAACAGTAAACAGTGTAAATAGTacagataataatataataataacaccaacaccaacaccaaatataacaacaacaacaacaaatccAACAGTTTTAGAATCAATAACATCAAAATATACATCACTTTTTGGTAATACGGaatatgattttaaatgGATTATCATTATAGTATTAGTTCAAacaccatttttatttgcacgttatttattatttacaatggCAGGTTTTAGTGTTgttacaaaattaaaacgtgatttatttaaatctttattaacTCAAGAAGTTTCATATTTTGATTCAAATAGAACTGGTGATTTAAAAGCTGTAATTGCTTCTGATTCt tcaattttacaaaattgtATAACAGtatcattatcaacattAGTTAGATGTTCATTACAATTAATTGGtggattattaattttagtatTTTTATCATGGAAAGTTACATTATTGATGATATCATTTTtagttatattattaatatcatttttgGTATTTAAGAAATGGATTCATCCAAAGTATAATTATATTCAAGAAAAGTTAGTTAATATTGGATTGATTATAGATGattcaattggtaatattAAAGAGATTAGATTATTGAATGCTGAAAGTAAAGAATTAAGAAGTTTTGAAACGGAATTAGAAATATTACATCGTAGTTCACGTTCATTCGTTTTAATGAATGCATTTTGGATTTCATTTGGTAGTTTATTAGTTATGGGTACAATCATTGGAATTTATGGTTTTGCAATGTCACAAACTctatcaaattcaatactACTCTTACAATTCATTCTATATTCATTAATGATCACTGCCTCTATGAATGGTTTAATCGgttcaattaatgaaattcaaaaattaatttcatcatctaaAAGAATTTTCTCATTAATTGATCGTAAACCAATAGTTCATTTTCAAGGTGGTATAACTCCATCAACtgattcaaatatttcatttgataatgtttattttaataataataataataatagtaataataataataataataataataataataaaaataataatggtatgaTATTATCAAATGTTTCATTTATAGTTAATAAAGGTCAATGGTTATCATTGGTTGGGCCATCACaatcaaaagaatttattttttcattaattcaaGGTTTATATTATCCAACTCGTGGTACTGTTTTCATTGGTAGAATTGATACAAAAGTTTTGGATTTATATTTCTTTAGAAGCCGTTTATTCACAATTTCACCACTACAAACTGTAATTTTCGATGGTACCGTGGAACAAAATATTAGATATGGTTTATCACATCTTTCAACtcaaaatataattgatGCATCAAAGAAAGCAAATCTTCATGATTTTGTAATTGGTTTACCACATGGTTATGATTCAATGattggtaaaaataatttctttgatccaattcaaattttaaaaatttcaattgcaAGAGCATTTTTAAGaa ATCCatcagttttattattagatgaaACTACATTACCATTTgattcaaaagaaattgaagattcaattgaattattggTTCAAAATAAAACTGTAATTGCAATTGCAAATAAATTGTCAACATTAAAAagatcaaataatattttagtatttgatgataatagAATTATTGAAAGAGGCACACACTCTGAGTTATCACAAAAATCAACAAGTTTTTATGTTACATCAGTTTTAAATagtataaata ataaatataataataataataataataataataataataataataataataataataataataataataataataataataataataataataataataataataataataataatattaataataataataaaatcgaaatctatttatttttaatttaa
- the sir2E gene encoding NAD(+)-dependent deacetylase, silent information regulator protein family protein (Similar to +~Similar to Sir2): MTDDIVFENMVIDDTIVEEEDVEMKYYLKNKKEFEFLAKEMLSGKKILFITGAGLSINSGISAYRNTKTSVWSNFITEWGTRKKFEQDPAQFWNHFWLRTHEKQEYLDALPNSGHLAISNFVEYLGSNVITQNVDALHLKAKVPIEKLVEVHGRISLYKCITKGCRFEYDDTIDNIEIGDYSINGTTMKQGNLEITPPLCPECKKPILPQSLLFDENYSSHQFYNIEKAMDWIQEADIFIFIGTSFSVGITEEVICHAQSERKKMFNFNIFKETKISGLKSIVGKSEITLPLLERQLLYEAQKRNNGKKQIWYGNTIKRIVSENSMLLKEAMLKNDTKSSVKV, encoded by the exons ATGACAGATGATAtagtttttgaaaatatgGTGATAGACGATACAATagtagaagaagaagatgttgaaatg aaatactatttaaaaaataaaaaagagttTGAATTTTTAGCAAAAGAGATGTTATCAGgtaaaaagatattattcaTTACAGGTGCAGGTCTCTCTATTAATTC TGGTATTTCAGCATATCGTAATACAAAGA CTAGTGTATGGTCAAACTTTATTACCGAATGGGGTACaagaaaaaagtttgaaCAAGACCCAGCACAATTTTGGAATCACTTTTGGTTAAGA aCTCATGAAAAGCAAGAATATCTTGATGCACTACCAAACAGTGGTCATCttgcaatttcaaattttgtaGAATATTTAGGATCAAATGTTATTACACAAAATGTTGATGCACTTCATTTGAAAGCAAAAGTACCAATAGAGAAATTGGTGGAAGTTCATGGTAGAATTTCATTATATAAGTGTATTACCAAGGGTTGTAGATTCGAATATGATGATactattgataatattgaaattggtgaCTACTCAATCAATGGCACAACAATGAAACAAGGTAATCTTGAAATCACTCCTCCACTTTGCCCAGAATgtaaaaaaccaattttacCACAATCACTTTTATTCGATGAAAATTATTCTTCtcatcaattttataatattgaaaaagcaATGGATTGGATTCAAGAAGctgatatttttatttttattggtaCAAG tttttcaGTTGGTATTACTGAAGAAGTTATTTGTCATGCTCAAAGTGAAcgtaaaaaaatgtttaactttaatatatttaaagaaacaaaGATATCAGGTTTAAAAAGTATTGTTGGTAAAAGTGAAATtacattaccattattagaGAGACAATTACTTTATGAAgctcaaaaaagaaataatggtaaaaaacaaatttggTATGGAAATACTATCAAAAGAATAGTCTCTGAAAATTCAATGTTATTAAAAGAAGCaatgttaaaaaatgataCAAAATCAAGTGTAAaagtgtaa
- a CDS encoding hypothetical protein (CG10903 protein (RE22146p)), with protein sequence MSRPEHIAPPEIFYDDVESKKYSSNSRIIEIQTKMAERAYELLAIPETAEGLMLLDIGCGSGISGDVITDAGHYWIGCDISQHMLDVAIDREVEGDVMLRDIGQGFPFRAGSFDAAISISAIQWLCNAEKSHHNPRKRLHTFFQSLFNVLTRGGKAILQFYPENSAQIEMITASALRCGFSGGLLIDFPNSSKAKKYFLVLFTGNNNIMPSAKGVEGEEYEQQEEEDSNEVKYSNRKRDRRRVTKSKGSAQHKTKEWIMNKKDRQRKQGREIKNDSKFSGRKRGPKF encoded by the exons atgtcaagACCAGAACATATAGCACCACCAGAAAtt ttttatgatgatgttgaatcAAAGAAATATTCATCAAATTCACGTATTATTGAAATTCAAACTAAAATGGCAGAAAGAGCTTATGAATTATTAGCAATACCAGAGACAGCAGAGGGATTAATGTTATTGGATATTGGTTGTGGATCAGGTATTAGTGGTGATGTTATAACGGATGCAGGACATTATTGGATTGGTTGTGATATTTCACAACATATGTTGGATGTTGCAATAGATAGAGAGGTTGAGGGAGACGTAATGTTGAGAGATATAGGACAAGGGTTCCCATTTAGAGCAGGTTCATTCGATGCCGCAATAAGCATTTCCGCAATCCAGTGGCTTTGCAATGCCGAAAAGTCGCACCACAACCCAAGAAAGAGACTACACACATTTTTTCAATCACTATTCAATGTTTTAACACGTGGTGGTAAAGCAATCTTACAATTTTATCCAGAGAATTCAGCTCAAATTGAGATGATCACTGCATCTGCATTGAGATGCGGTTTTAGTGGTGGTTTGTTAATTGATTTTCCAAATAGTAGTAAAGCAAAGAAATactttttagttttattcactggtaataataatattatgcCATCTGCAAAAGGTGTAGAAGGTGAGGAATATGAACAACAAGAAGAGGAAGACAGTAATGAAGTTAAATACTCAAATCGTAAAAGAGATAGAAGACGTGttacaaaatcaaaaggTTCTGCTCAACATAAAACTAAAGAATGGATtatgaataaaaaagatagacAAAGAAAACAAGgtagagaaattaaaaatgattctaAATTCTCTGGTAGAAAAAGAGGtccaaaattttaa